In Mongoliitalea daihaiensis, one DNA window encodes the following:
- a CDS encoding DUF6364 family protein, producing MDKKLTLKLDSHVIEKAKEYAASQNRSLSGLIESYLMKLISEGSSDTSKKIEISPFVKSLRTGVKVPLDYDYKKAHLDFLEEKHK from the coding sequence ATGGACAAAAAACTAACATTGAAACTGGATAGTCATGTGATTGAGAAGGCTAAGGAGTATGCCGCTTCACAAAACAGGAGTTTGTCAGGATTGATTGAATCTTATCTGATGAAATTAATTTCTGAAGGCAGTTCAGATACCAGCAAAAAAATAGAGATTTCTCCCTTTGTAAAGAGTCTGAGAACTGGAGTAAAGGTTCCTTTGGATTATGATTACAAAAAAGCACACCTTGATTTTTTAGAGGAAAAGCACAAATGA
- a CDS encoding type II toxin-antitoxin system VapC family toxin: protein MMDKLFLDTNVVIDLLGEREPFYESIAQIATLSDKEELCIVVSALTYSTVFYILSRFEGSEIVKEKIRKFKVISETSDLTNQVIDKALTSNFRDFEDALQYFCALNSGAGVIITRNGKDFKDSELPVMSPDEYLTSFM from the coding sequence ATGATGGACAAATTATTCCTTGACACCAATGTAGTTATTGATTTATTAGGTGAACGTGAACCGTTTTATGAATCTATAGCTCAGATTGCGACGCTTTCAGACAAAGAAGAACTTTGTATAGTTGTATCAGCTTTAACTTATTCCACAGTTTTCTACATTCTTTCAAGATTTGAAGGCTCTGAAATTGTTAAAGAAAAAATCAGAAAGTTTAAGGTTATTTCCGAAACCTCAGATTTGACAAATCAAGTAATTGATAAAGCGCTAACTTCAAACTTTAGAGATTTTGAAGATGCCTTACAGTATTTTTGTGCATTAAATTCAGGAGCTGGTGTAATCATTACTAGAAATGGTAAGGATTTTAAAGATTCGGAATTACCAGTGATGAGTCCAGATGAATACCTTACTAGCTTTATGTAA
- a CDS encoding pirin family protein, producing the protein MSNIDLIIEERGADIGKFLVGRLLPFRQKRMVGPFIYIDHMGPVKLNERSNFDILPHPHIGLSTLTFLFEGSITHRDTLGNEVDINPGAVNWMTAGKGIVHSERTPEHLRNSELLMHGLQIWVALPKHLEQMEPEFFHVTAEEIPAWEQDGIQFRLVAGEAFDRKSPVPVYSKLYMLEIKSSSRQQVTIGEHLYGESGLYILEGGVESDGNEYGPKQMLVTKDSTLCEFTIQADSTIYIFGGEPLPEQRFIDWNFVASDKALIAEAKQKWIDQKFEKIKGEEDEFVPYPSFPKK; encoded by the coding sequence ATGTCAAACATCGATTTAATCATAGAAGAACGCGGAGCTGATATCGGAAAATTTCTGGTTGGAAGGCTGCTTCCTTTTCGCCAAAAGCGAATGGTAGGACCATTTATCTACATTGATCATATGGGACCTGTCAAGTTGAATGAGCGAAGCAATTTTGACATTTTACCACATCCCCATATAGGCCTATCCACACTCACCTTTTTGTTTGAAGGAAGCATCACCCATCGGGATACCTTAGGCAATGAAGTCGATATCAATCCCGGTGCGGTCAATTGGATGACGGCAGGAAAGGGTATCGTGCACAGTGAACGAACACCTGAACACCTGCGTAATTCTGAGCTTTTGATGCATGGTTTGCAGATTTGGGTTGCACTGCCCAAGCACTTGGAGCAAATGGAGCCTGAATTTTTTCATGTAACAGCAGAGGAAATACCCGCTTGGGAACAGGATGGTATTCAATTTAGATTAGTGGCAGGAGAAGCATTTGACCGCAAGTCTCCTGTACCTGTGTATAGCAAGTTGTATATGCTGGAAATCAAGAGTTCTTCCCGTCAGCAAGTTACAATTGGAGAGCATTTGTACGGTGAGTCGGGTTTGTACATTTTGGAAGGCGGTGTGGAAAGTGATGGCAATGAATACGGACCCAAGCAAATGTTGGTGACCAAGGATAGTACCCTTTGTGAGTTTACCATACAGGCTGATAGTACGATTTACATTTTTGGAGGTGAACCACTACCGGAACAACGATTCATTGATTGGAATTTTGTTGCATCCGATAAAGCCTTAATTGCTGAAGCCAAACAAAAATGGATAGATCAGAAATTTGAAAAGATTAAAGGTGAAGAGGATGAGTTTGTACCTTATCCTTCTTTTCCTAAAAAATGA